From Myxocyprinus asiaticus isolate MX2 ecotype Aquarium Trade chromosome 10, UBuf_Myxa_2, whole genome shotgun sequence, the proteins below share one genomic window:
- the LOC127446835 gene encoding nuclear receptor subfamily 4 group A member 2-like isoform X1: MHSQVKVMCFIRGRFQSGLVCLVLHFTCYYHHYHRDLQRNSPTTEAMPCVQAQYGSSPQGASPASQSYSYHTSGEYSCDFLTPEFVKFSMDLTNTEITAATTSLPSFSTFMDNYNTSYDVKPPCLYQVPHSGEQSSIKVEEVQMHSYHQQSHLGPQSEEMLAHSGPVYFKPSSPHAPGTPNFQVQPNHMWEDPGSLHSFHQNYMATHMLDQRKNPVSRLSLFSFKQSPPGTPVSSCQMRFDGPLHVSMGHDSPGAHRALDGQSFAMPSAIRKQAGIAFTHSLQLSHGHQLMDSQVPSPQSRGSPSTEGLCAVCGDNAACQHYGVRTCEGCKGFFKRTVQKNAKYVCLANKNCPVDKRRRNRCQYCRFQKCLVVGMVKEVVRTASLKGRRGRLPSKPKSPQESSPPSPPVSLISALVRAHVDSNPSMSSLDYTRFQANPDYQLSGDDTQHIQQFYDLLTGSMEIIRGWAEKIPGFTDLPKPDQDLLFESAFLELFVLRLAYRSNPMEGKLIFCNGVVLHRLQCVRGFGEWIDSIVEFSSNLQSLNLDISAFSCIAALAMVTERHGLKEPKRVEELQNKIVNCLKDQVTFNGGGLNRPNYLSKLLGKLPELRTLCTQGLQRIFYLKLEDLVPPPAIIDKLFLDTLPF; the protein is encoded by the exons ATGCACAGCCAAGTGAAAGTTATGTGTTTTATCAGAGGGAGATTCCAGAGCGGACTCGTTTGTCTCGTATTACATTTCACCTGCTATTATCACCATTATCACCGAGATCTGCAGAGGAACAGTCCCACTACTGAAG CCATGCCCTGCGTCCAGGCTCAGTATGGCTCATCCCCGCAGGGCGCCAGTCCCGCGTCTCAGAGCTACAGTTACCACACCAGCGGAGAATACAGCTGCGATTTCCTCACACCCGAGTTTGTGAAGTTCAGTATGGACTTGACCAATACCGAGATCACCGCCGCCACCACCTCCCTGCCCAGCTTCAGTACATTCATGGACAACTACAACACCAGTTACGACGTGAAGCCGCCCTGTCTGTACCAGGTGCCCCACTCCGGAGAGCAGTCCTCCATCAAGGTGGAGGAGGTCCAGATGCACAGTTACCACCAGCAGAGCCATCTGGGCCCACAATCGGAAGAGATGCTTGCTCACTCCGGGCCCGTGTACTTCAAACCGTCCTCACCTCACGCTCCGGGAACCCCGAACTTCCAGGTTCAGCCCAATCACATGTGGGAAGACCCAGGTTCCTTGCACTCTTTCCATCAGAACTATATGGCCACGCACATGCTGGACCAGCGCAAGAACCCCGTGTCCAGGCTTTCTCTCTTCTCCTTTAAGCAGTCTCCACCGGGTACACCTGTTTCCAGCTGTCAGATGCGCTTCGACGGGCCTCTTCATGTGTCCATGGGCCACGACAGTCCCGGAGCGCATCGAGCCCTTGACGGCCAGAGTTTCGCTATGCCCAGTGCCATCAGGAAACAGGCGGGCATCGCTTTCACTCACTCCCTGCAGCTGAGTCACGGGCATCAGCTGATGGACAGTCAGGTGCCCTCACCGCAGTCAAGAGGATCTCCGTCCACCGAGGGTCTGTGCGCGGTGTGTGGGGACAACGCGGCGTGTCAGCACTATGGAGTCCGGACCTGTGAAGGATGCAAAGGCTTCTTCAag CGCACAGTACAGAAGAACGCCAAATATGTGTGTTTAGCTAATAAAAACTGTCCTGTGGACAAGCGCCGGCGGAACAGATGTCAGTACTGCCGATTTCAGAAGTGCCTGGTGGTCGGGATGGTGAAAGAAG TTGTCCGGACCGCCAGTTTAAAGGGTCGGAGAGGCCGTTTACCCTCCAAACCCAAAAGTCCGCAGGAATCTTCTCCACCTTCTCCACCCGTCAGTCTGATAAGCGCTCTGGTCAGGGCTCACGTGGACTCCAACCCCTCCATGAGCAGCCTCGACTACACTAGA TTCCAAGCCAACCCGGACTACCAGCTGAGCGGAGACGACACGCAGCACATACAGCAGTTCTACGACCTCCTCACCGGATCCATGGAGATCATCCGCGGATGGGCGGAAAAAATCCCCGGGTTCACCGACCTTCCCAAACCGGACCAGGACCTGCTGTTCGAGTCCGCCTTCCTGGAGCTCTTCGTTTTGCGCCTGGCCTACAG GTCCAACCCGATGGAAGGCAAGCTCATCTTCTGTAACGGGGTGGTGTTGCACAGACTGCAGTGCGTGCGCGGATTTGGAGAATGGATTGACTCCATTGTGGAGTTCTCGTCTAATCTTCAGAGCTTGAATTTAGATATATCTGCTTTCTCGTGCATCGCCGCCCTGGCTATGGTTACAG AGAGACACGGGCTTAAAGAACCCAAGAGAGTGGAGGAGCTTCAAAACAAGATAGTAAACTGTTTAAAAGATCAAGTCACCTTTAATGGAGGCGGCTTGAATCGTCCAAACTATCTGTCCAAACTGTTGGGGAAACTTCCTGAACTGCGCACTCTGTGCACACAGGGTCTTCAGCGCATCTTCTACCTAAAACTAGAAGATCTGGTCCCACCGCCAGCAATAATCGACAAACTCTTTCTCGACACTCTGCCCTTTTAA
- the LOC127446835 gene encoding nuclear receptor subfamily 4 group A member 2-like isoform X2: protein MPCVQAQYGSSPQGASPASQSYSYHTSGEYSCDFLTPEFVKFSMDLTNTEITAATTSLPSFSTFMDNYNTSYDVKPPCLYQVPHSGEQSSIKVEEVQMHSYHQQSHLGPQSEEMLAHSGPVYFKPSSPHAPGTPNFQVQPNHMWEDPGSLHSFHQNYMATHMLDQRKNPVSRLSLFSFKQSPPGTPVSSCQMRFDGPLHVSMGHDSPGAHRALDGQSFAMPSAIRKQAGIAFTHSLQLSHGHQLMDSQVPSPQSRGSPSTEGLCAVCGDNAACQHYGVRTCEGCKGFFKRTVQKNAKYVCLANKNCPVDKRRRNRCQYCRFQKCLVVGMVKEVVRTASLKGRRGRLPSKPKSPQESSPPSPPVSLISALVRAHVDSNPSMSSLDYTRFQANPDYQLSGDDTQHIQQFYDLLTGSMEIIRGWAEKIPGFTDLPKPDQDLLFESAFLELFVLRLAYRSNPMEGKLIFCNGVVLHRLQCVRGFGEWIDSIVEFSSNLQSLNLDISAFSCIAALAMVTERHGLKEPKRVEELQNKIVNCLKDQVTFNGGGLNRPNYLSKLLGKLPELRTLCTQGLQRIFYLKLEDLVPPPAIIDKLFLDTLPF, encoded by the exons ATGCCCTGCGTCCAGGCTCAGTATGGCTCATCCCCGCAGGGCGCCAGTCCCGCGTCTCAGAGCTACAGTTACCACACCAGCGGAGAATACAGCTGCGATTTCCTCACACCCGAGTTTGTGAAGTTCAGTATGGACTTGACCAATACCGAGATCACCGCCGCCACCACCTCCCTGCCCAGCTTCAGTACATTCATGGACAACTACAACACCAGTTACGACGTGAAGCCGCCCTGTCTGTACCAGGTGCCCCACTCCGGAGAGCAGTCCTCCATCAAGGTGGAGGAGGTCCAGATGCACAGTTACCACCAGCAGAGCCATCTGGGCCCACAATCGGAAGAGATGCTTGCTCACTCCGGGCCCGTGTACTTCAAACCGTCCTCACCTCACGCTCCGGGAACCCCGAACTTCCAGGTTCAGCCCAATCACATGTGGGAAGACCCAGGTTCCTTGCACTCTTTCCATCAGAACTATATGGCCACGCACATGCTGGACCAGCGCAAGAACCCCGTGTCCAGGCTTTCTCTCTTCTCCTTTAAGCAGTCTCCACCGGGTACACCTGTTTCCAGCTGTCAGATGCGCTTCGACGGGCCTCTTCATGTGTCCATGGGCCACGACAGTCCCGGAGCGCATCGAGCCCTTGACGGCCAGAGTTTCGCTATGCCCAGTGCCATCAGGAAACAGGCGGGCATCGCTTTCACTCACTCCCTGCAGCTGAGTCACGGGCATCAGCTGATGGACAGTCAGGTGCCCTCACCGCAGTCAAGAGGATCTCCGTCCACCGAGGGTCTGTGCGCGGTGTGTGGGGACAACGCGGCGTGTCAGCACTATGGAGTCCGGACCTGTGAAGGATGCAAAGGCTTCTTCAag CGCACAGTACAGAAGAACGCCAAATATGTGTGTTTAGCTAATAAAAACTGTCCTGTGGACAAGCGCCGGCGGAACAGATGTCAGTACTGCCGATTTCAGAAGTGCCTGGTGGTCGGGATGGTGAAAGAAG TTGTCCGGACCGCCAGTTTAAAGGGTCGGAGAGGCCGTTTACCCTCCAAACCCAAAAGTCCGCAGGAATCTTCTCCACCTTCTCCACCCGTCAGTCTGATAAGCGCTCTGGTCAGGGCTCACGTGGACTCCAACCCCTCCATGAGCAGCCTCGACTACACTAGA TTCCAAGCCAACCCGGACTACCAGCTGAGCGGAGACGACACGCAGCACATACAGCAGTTCTACGACCTCCTCACCGGATCCATGGAGATCATCCGCGGATGGGCGGAAAAAATCCCCGGGTTCACCGACCTTCCCAAACCGGACCAGGACCTGCTGTTCGAGTCCGCCTTCCTGGAGCTCTTCGTTTTGCGCCTGGCCTACAG GTCCAACCCGATGGAAGGCAAGCTCATCTTCTGTAACGGGGTGGTGTTGCACAGACTGCAGTGCGTGCGCGGATTTGGAGAATGGATTGACTCCATTGTGGAGTTCTCGTCTAATCTTCAGAGCTTGAATTTAGATATATCTGCTTTCTCGTGCATCGCCGCCCTGGCTATGGTTACAG AGAGACACGGGCTTAAAGAACCCAAGAGAGTGGAGGAGCTTCAAAACAAGATAGTAAACTGTTTAAAAGATCAAGTCACCTTTAATGGAGGCGGCTTGAATCGTCCAAACTATCTGTCCAAACTGTTGGGGAAACTTCCTGAACTGCGCACTCTGTGCACACAGGGTCTTCAGCGCATCTTCTACCTAAAACTAGAAGATCTGGTCCCACCGCCAGCAATAATCGACAAACTCTTTCTCGACACTCTGCCCTTTTAA